Proteins encoded together in one Lachnospiraceae bacterium JLR.KK008 window:
- a CDS encoding LysM domain-containing protein has protein sequence MSKRGTMIAALFLVIGILWLAAVPSVISENAELFDSVFSEAETAETEELHFAPITVEDDGRETWKKKWGEEAQQQSGVSIYDSLLQEQYLRQEDGSILRETVHTMHLNNVWFSVAGEGTRAFGYPVFTTELFADGEWEAKEEWHDRDVTSRCYEAAFNEGMEQTRQLIKEGYLQEFLEVYLKQYPEIEPEQRMWTLSFIDGGHTDREMDDVSWWELSYRLSTTVENGEIVTVGWLDIHKTVKAGDFAFLDDADYSMYPDGRGIWRLLEEAATDKGVVWIDQMPGEDFSDEQAVREFVERQGAGFLLPPGADEDVKWVCQPAENYWYDYLVWHGYTADYELTLAIPIMPEDSGGWYMASRIRKEALEKEECAHVLSAMMQTLRTEPYTYTIKEGDTLTKISRKYMPGNLPDSVRAMEQLNEISDPDLIYPHQQIILPERSTGKDWKAPQ, from the coding sequence ATGAGCAAAAGAGGGACGATGATCGCGGCTCTGTTTTTGGTGATCGGCATCTTGTGGCTGGCGGCGGTTCCCAGTGTCATTTCAGAAAATGCGGAACTGTTTGACTCGGTGTTTTCAGAGGCTGAAACGGCAGAGACAGAGGAACTGCATTTTGCACCGATCACTGTGGAAGACGATGGCCGGGAGACGTGGAAAAAGAAGTGGGGAGAAGAAGCGCAGCAGCAGTCTGGCGTTTCGATCTATGATTCTCTTTTGCAGGAGCAGTATCTGCGGCAGGAGGACGGCAGCATTCTGCGGGAAACGGTCCATACGATGCACCTGAATAATGTGTGGTTTTCCGTGGCCGGAGAGGGTACAAGGGCTTTTGGCTATCCTGTCTTTACCACAGAGCTTTTTGCCGATGGGGAATGGGAAGCGAAAGAGGAATGGCACGACAGAGACGTTACTTCCCGGTGTTATGAGGCGGCGTTCAATGAAGGTATGGAGCAGACAAGGCAGTTGATCAAAGAAGGGTATCTTCAGGAATTTTTGGAGGTCTATCTGAAACAGTATCCGGAGATCGAGCCGGAGCAGAGAATGTGGACGCTCAGCTTTATTGACGGCGGGCATACCGACAGGGAAATGGATGACGTAAGCTGGTGGGAGCTCAGCTACAGACTGTCGACGACAGTGGAGAACGGAGAGATCGTCACTGTCGGCTGGCTGGATATACATAAAACAGTCAAAGCCGGAGACTTTGCCTTTCTTGACGATGCGGATTACAGTATGTATCCGGACGGGAGAGGCATCTGGAGGCTGCTGGAGGAGGCTGCCACTGACAAAGGAGTGGTATGGATTGATCAGATGCCGGGAGAGGACTTTTCCGATGAACAGGCAGTGCGAGAGTTTGTCGAACGTCAGGGAGCAGGATTTCTGTTGCCACCGGGCGCGGATGAGGATGTGAAGTGGGTCTGCCAGCCGGCGGAAAATTATTGGTATGATTATCTGGTCTGGCATGGATATACGGCAGATTATGAACTGACATTGGCTATTCCGATTATGCCGGAGGACAGCGGAGGATGGTATATGGCTTCGCGGATCAGGAAAGAAGCCCTGGAGAAGGAAGAGTGTGCGCATGTACTGTCTGCGATGATGCAGACATTGCGGACAGAGCCTTATACTTATACGATCAAAGAGGGAGATACACTGACAAAGATTTCCCGGAAGTACATGCCGGGGAATCTACCCGATTCTGTGAGGGCCATGGAACAGCTCAATGAGATTTCTGATCCGGATCTGATTTATCCGCATCAGCAGATCATTCTGCCGGAGCGCAGTACAGGGAAAGACTGGAAAGCGCCGCAGTAG
- a CDS encoding transglutaminase domain-containing protein gives MKWIRRFLQLILCLAMLFMGLLILCAWKPEVTDMIASWLYPDRLEGDLADAGGGPPGAAEENAQTAEAENSDVSDDNAPRRTSSVAGEGVDGDSPQTVVSTQEAGEEAVVYIPPAESEITVPEEVAGRNGYQEIEGSDSEVEDTEAEELSESLDVGETGDGITFDPLFYPYYAMLDEKGQHIYRQIYANANVLNPSFAPVEPVTAQQLRDIISAVYYDHPELFWVDTAYACKRRANGQCVEIDLQFNRTAKNLAAENSAFEASAAEILSGAESFASDYDKERYVHDALMKSIEYVTSSEINQSAYSALVNGRTVCAGYARAFQYLMQQLGIPCYYCVGYAGENHAWNIIKLDDGYYNVDVTWDDTGDGTYDYFNKTDGDYADTHVRQEKSVNLPPCNGKKYRTAGVSTGEEGLRSSADAGFPDEAILHSMSQYYDECYGEILRRGYGNYEFSKVLEGEELYAEWEEAYDSEQYKQEYMIEAMRSIGAKSCKLDLKIEKLQQDRYLITHSLQLH, from the coding sequence ATGAAGTGGATCAGACGATTTTTGCAGTTGATATTATGTTTGGCGATGCTCTTCATGGGGCTTCTGATCTTATGCGCATGGAAGCCGGAAGTGACCGACATGATTGCATCCTGGCTGTATCCTGACAGACTGGAAGGGGATCTGGCAGATGCCGGAGGCGGCCCGCCCGGGGCTGCAGAGGAGAATGCACAGACAGCGGAAGCGGAGAATTCCGATGTCAGTGACGATAATGCGCCGCGGCGGACCTCATCAGTTGCAGGAGAGGGTGTGGACGGAGACAGTCCGCAGACTGTCGTTTCCACACAGGAAGCCGGGGAAGAAGCTGTCGTTTACATACCGCCGGCAGAGTCGGAGATCACCGTGCCCGAAGAAGTGGCAGGCAGAAACGGTTATCAGGAGATCGAAGGCAGCGACAGTGAGGTTGAAGACACCGAGGCGGAGGAACTTTCGGAGAGTCTCGATGTGGGAGAGACCGGCGACGGTATCACTTTTGATCCGCTGTTTTATCCCTATTATGCGATGCTCGATGAAAAGGGACAGCATATTTACAGACAGATCTATGCCAATGCGAATGTGCTCAATCCGTCTTTCGCCCCGGTGGAGCCAGTTACGGCGCAGCAGCTCCGCGATATTATATCCGCCGTCTATTATGATCATCCGGAGCTTTTCTGGGTCGATACGGCCTACGCCTGCAAGCGCAGGGCCAACGGACAATGTGTGGAGATTGATCTGCAGTTTAACCGCACGGCAAAAAATCTGGCGGCGGAGAACTCGGCCTTTGAGGCTTCAGCGGCGGAGATCCTTTCCGGTGCGGAGAGCTTTGCGAGCGATTATGATAAAGAGCGGTATGTCCATGACGCGCTGATGAAAAGCATCGAATATGTGACGAGCTCGGAAATCAATCAGAGCGCATACAGCGCGCTTGTAAACGGCAGGACAGTATGTGCGGGCTATGCCAGAGCATTTCAATATCTGATGCAGCAACTGGGGATTCCGTGTTATTACTGTGTCGGATATGCGGGTGAGAATCATGCCTGGAACATTATAAAGCTGGATGACGGATATTATAACGTAGATGTCACCTGGGATGACACAGGAGATGGCACTTATGATTACTTTAATAAGACGGATGGCGACTATGCTGACACGCATGTCAGACAGGAAAAGTCTGTCAATCTGCCTCCCTGCAACGGAAAAAAATATCGGACTGCCGGTGTGAGTACCGGAGAAGAAGGGCTGCGCAGCAGTGCGGATGCAGGATTCCCGGATGAGGCTATCCTGCACAGTATGTCGCAATATTATGACGAGTGCTATGGTGAAATATTGCGCAGAGGATACGGCAATTATGAGTTCAGCAAGGTGCTGGAGGGGGAAGAACTGTATGCGGAATGGGAAGAGGCATATGATTCGGAACAGTACAAGCAGGAATATATGATAGAAGCTATGCGGAGTATCGGCGCAAAATCGTGTAAACTTGATTTGAAAATTGAGAAACTGCAACAGGACAGATACCTGATCACACATTCGCTGCAGCTTCACTGA
- a CDS encoding stage V sporulation protein AD has protein sequence MMAAQQSGKQKGKRRGKQSVAYERPVYINASASIAGKKEGEGPLAELIDMIGEDDLFGCNTWEEAESSLQKDAVYLAMGKAELDSKEIQYLFAGDLLGQSIATSFGIMTYEIPLFGLYGACSTCGESLSLGSMAIDGGFAQNVICVTSSHFASAEKEFRNPLEYGSQRPLSATWTVTGSGAFVLGREPGKHVRAAITGITTGKIVDYGLKDSMNMGCCMAPAACNVIYQNFIDFGRQPSDYDKIITGDLGSIGQRALIDLVAEKGYDISDTHMDCGMQIYDPQTQDTHAGGSGCGCAAVTLSSFILKQIEEKKWKRVLFIPTGALLSKTSFNEGKTVPGIAHGVVIESV, from the coding sequence ATGATGGCAGCACAGCAAAGCGGAAAACAGAAGGGAAAGAGAAGAGGAAAGCAGAGCGTGGCCTATGAGCGCCCGGTCTATATCAATGCCAGCGCGTCGATCGCGGGCAAGAAAGAGGGCGAAGGACCGCTGGCGGAGCTGATCGATATGATCGGCGAGGACGATCTGTTTGGGTGTAATACATGGGAAGAAGCGGAGAGCAGCCTGCAAAAGGACGCGGTCTATCTGGCAATGGGCAAGGCGGAGCTGGACAGCAAAGAAATTCAGTATCTCTTTGCGGGTGACTTGCTTGGTCAATCAATAGCCACTTCGTTTGGAATTATGACATACGAGATACCTCTGTTCGGGCTGTATGGTGCCTGCTCCACCTGCGGAGAGTCGCTGAGCCTTGGTTCTATGGCGATTGACGGAGGATTTGCGCAAAATGTCATCTGTGTCACTTCCAGTCATTTTGCGAGTGCGGAAAAAGAATTCCGCAACCCGCTTGAGTATGGCAGTCAGAGGCCGCTGTCGGCAACATGGACTGTGACGGGAAGCGGCGCCTTTGTACTGGGCAGAGAGCCGGGAAAACATGTGCGGGCCGCGATCACAGGCATCACGACAGGTAAGATTGTCGACTACGGGCTGAAAGACTCCATGAACATGGGGTGTTGTATGGCGCCTGCGGCCTGCAATGTGATCTACCAGAATTTTATTGACTTCGGACGACAGCCTTCGGACTATGATAAAATCATTACCGGTGATCTGGGGTCGATCGGACAGCGGGCGCTCATTGACCTGGTGGCAGAAAAGGGGTATGATATATCTGATACGCATATGGACTGTGGTATGCAGATTTATGATCCCCAGACGCAGGATACACATGCGGGCGGTTCCGGATGCGGCTGTGCGGCCGTTACGCTCTCTTCCTTTATTTTAAAGCAGATCGAGGAAAAGAAGTGGAAGCGGGTATTGTTTATCCCTACCGGCGCCCTGCTGAGCAAGACGAGTTTTAACGAGGGAAAGACAGTTCCCGGCATTGCACATGGGGTCGTGATAGAGAGTGTATAG
- a CDS encoding phosphatidylglycerol lysyltransferase domain-containing protein: MMEFNWKKIELSDKELIQGYYIREGSGNCEATFANNFLWAPHYRTRYAVIEEMLVFLSDEEEYFSVSFPIGEGDLKRTLDLLMAYFEEKGRTFKMHLVSPAQFERLDGLYPGRFQVEYNRDQADYVYESEKLITLSGKKLHGKRNHINKFKELHPDWSYESITDENTPECLEMAQQWRVLNGCDEDEAKQAEFCVTLNALKMREELSLKGGLIRAEGRVIAFTLGEPGNEDTFIVHIEKAYADIQGAYPMINQQFVEHEGAAYRYINREEDTGAEGLRKAKLSYYPVMMLEKGVVTLKSNA, from the coding sequence ATTATGGAGTTTAACTGGAAGAAGATCGAGCTTTCCGACAAGGAACTCATACAGGGATATTATATAAGGGAAGGATCAGGGAACTGTGAGGCAACGTTTGCCAACAATTTCCTGTGGGCGCCTCATTATAGAACACGGTACGCGGTCATTGAGGAGATGCTTGTATTTTTATCCGATGAAGAAGAATATTTTTCCGTCAGTTTCCCGATCGGAGAAGGCGATCTGAAACGGACGCTCGACCTGTTGATGGCTTATTTTGAGGAAAAAGGCCGGACATTTAAAATGCACCTTGTGTCTCCGGCGCAGTTCGAGCGGCTGGACGGACTCTATCCGGGCAGATTTCAGGTAGAGTATAACAGAGACCAGGCCGATTACGTCTATGAGTCGGAGAAACTGATCACGCTGTCAGGCAAGAAGCTGCACGGCAAACGGAATCATATCAATAAATTTAAGGAGCTGCACCCTGACTGGAGTTATGAGAGCATTACCGATGAGAACACGCCGGAATGTCTGGAGATGGCGCAGCAGTGGCGTGTTCTCAACGGCTGTGATGAAGATGAAGCGAAACAGGCAGAATTCTGTGTGACTTTAAATGCGCTGAAAATGCGGGAGGAGCTTTCCTTAAAAGGCGGCCTGATTCGTGCGGAGGGCAGAGTCATCGCCTTTACACTTGGCGAGCCGGGCAATGAGGATACGTTTATCGTCCATATTGAAAAGGCATACGCGGATATTCAGGGGGCGTACCCGATGATCAACCAACAGTTCGTGGAGCATGAAGGGGCTGCCTACCGATATATCAACCGGGAGGAGGACACCGGTGCAGAAGGACTGCGCAAGGCGAAGCTGTCCTATTATCCGGTGATGATGCTGGAAAAGGGAGTCGTCACATTGAAATCAAACGCATAA
- a CDS encoding SpoVA/SpoVAEb family sporulation membrane protein has product MDYVNAFWVGGLICALVQILMEKTKMMPGRIMVTLVCLGAAISFLGWYEPFQEYAGAGASVPLLGFGNTLMKGVREAVDKEGLLGLFMGGFKAGAVGTSAALIFSYLASLVFNPKMKK; this is encoded by the coding sequence ATGGACTATGTAAATGCGTTCTGGGTGGGCGGACTGATCTGTGCGCTCGTACAGATTTTAATGGAAAAGACAAAAATGATGCCGGGCAGGATTATGGTGACGCTTGTCTGCCTCGGAGCGGCAATCAGTTTTCTGGGCTGGTATGAGCCATTCCAGGAATATGCCGGCGCCGGCGCCAGCGTGCCTCTGCTTGGTTTTGGCAATACGCTGATGAAAGGGGTCAGGGAGGCGGTAGACAAAGAGGGACTTCTCGGGCTGTTTATGGGCGGATTCAAGGCTGGCGCGGTAGGAACGAGCGCCGCCCTGATCTTTTCCTACCTGGCCAGCCTTGTCTTTAACCCGAAGATGAAAAAGTAG
- a CDS encoding DMT family transporter — MKKGTMKNSLLLLLTASIWGVAFVAQSVGMDYVGPFTFNAVRFLLGGTVLLPFLMLRSAGKYKGETKAERAARYRVTLIGGICCGIALSSASLLQQMGIQRTTVAKAGFITALYIIIVPILGLFFRKSVRKLIWVSVALAIAGMYLLCIKESFSVNTGDFFVFLCALVFSVHILVIDYFSPKADGVALSCIQFYTSSVICGIGMTLLETPSFEAICSGWMPILYAGILSCGVAYTLQIIGQKGMDPTVASLILSLESVISLIAGWALLGQALSPREIGGCVLVFIAIIMAQLPERKPSDSKA, encoded by the coding sequence ATGAAAAAAGGTACAATGAAAAATTCTCTGTTGCTGTTGCTCACTGCCTCTATCTGGGGCGTGGCATTTGTGGCGCAGAGTGTGGGAATGGATTATGTCGGGCCCTTTACGTTTAATGCGGTCCGGTTTCTTTTGGGCGGAACGGTGCTTCTGCCTTTCCTTATGTTGAGGTCCGCAGGGAAATATAAGGGAGAGACAAAGGCGGAGAGAGCGGCCAGATACCGGGTTACGCTGATCGGCGGTATCTGCTGCGGGATAGCGCTCAGTTCGGCGAGCCTGCTGCAGCAGATGGGAATCCAGCGCACGACGGTCGCCAAGGCAGGGTTTATTACAGCTCTGTATATTATTATCGTGCCGATCCTTGGTCTTTTTTTTCGCAAGTCGGTGCGAAAGCTCATTTGGGTCAGTGTAGCGCTGGCGATAGCCGGTATGTATCTGCTCTGTATAAAGGAATCATTCTCGGTAAATACCGGTGATTTTTTTGTATTTCTGTGTGCGCTTGTGTTTTCCGTACATATTTTGGTGATCGATTATTTCTCGCCGAAAGCAGATGGTGTGGCATTGTCGTGCATTCAATTTTATACGAGCAGTGTTATTTGCGGGATCGGCATGACTTTGCTGGAGACGCCCTCTTTTGAGGCGATATGCAGTGGATGGATGCCGATCCTGTATGCGGGTATCTTATCGTGCGGTGTGGCCTACACACTGCAGATCATCGGACAGAAAGGGATGGATCCCACGGTCGCCTCGCTGATTCTGAGTCTGGAATCAGTGATTTCGCTGATTGCAGGCTGGGCCTTGCTGGGACAGGCACTTTCACCGAGAGAAATCGGCGGCTGTGTCCTGGTCTTTATCGCCATCATAATGGCACAGCTGCCAGAAAGGAAGCCGTCAGATTCAAAAGCATAG
- a CDS encoding RidA family protein, with product MKKISTEKAPAAIGPYSQGMIAGEFLFASGQIPIDPATGEISGTTIEEQAQQAIRNVGAILAEAGADFTKVVKTTCFLADMADFTAFNRVYETYFTEKPARSCVAVKELPKQVLCEVEVIAWLG from the coding sequence ATGAAAAAAATCAGTACAGAGAAGGCGCCGGCAGCGATCGGACCATATTCGCAGGGGATGATTGCGGGAGAGTTTCTGTTTGCATCAGGACAGATTCCGATCGATCCCGCCACGGGAGAGATCTCTGGCACAACGATCGAGGAACAGGCGCAGCAGGCGATCAGAAATGTGGGAGCGATTCTTGCCGAGGCAGGCGCAGATTTTACCAAGGTCGTCAAGACGACTTGTTTTCTGGCGGATATGGCTGATTTTACTGCATTCAACCGTGTCTACGAGACTTATTTTACGGAGAAGCCGGCGAGAAGCTGTGTCGCCGTGAAAGAGCTTCCGAAGCAGGTACTCTGTGAGGTGGAGGTGATTGCCTGGCTCGGTTAA